CAGCGTTTTATTGTTAGTTTCAAAACATATTGCTACGGTGTGACCTGAACACGACCTGGCTCTTTCCGTTCCAGGGAGCCACGACTCTACCATCAGGCTATGGGATCTGATAGCTGGGAAGACCAGAGCCACTCTCACCAATCACAAGAAGTCTGTCAGAGCACTGGCCCTACATCCCAGACAGTACGTCACTTCCTCATACGTGGTAAACGGTGATGCATATGTTGCACCCAAGTTCGTCATCTTTTGTTATCTAGTTGTAGTTAATGATAGGCTCGCTCATTTTATTTGTGCGTTTTGAATTATGGCACTGAACCATTGGTTGGCTGAATGTTACAGGTATACCTTAGCCTCTGGCTCTGCCGACAACATCAAGCAGTGGACGTTCCCAGACGGCAACTTCATCCAGAACCTCTCTGGACACAACGCCATCATCAACGCAATGGCGGTCAACTCAGACGGCGTGCTGGTATCAGGAGGTATGAAAACGTCCTTTACTTTTTCCaacagggatatccttgtcccatcgcgcactggCGACTCTTGTTTGAACAAAAAATATCTTGTATATATGTTGCGATTGAAATAGGCAGTTTTGAGCCTCTGTCAGGATGATTTGGTCAGATTATTTCTAGTCATAGTACATTGAATGATTGCTTCGAAAGCGCACAACTAAAGATGGGCAACAAATGAAAGGGAAGTGGTAACTGCAGAGGCTGGAAGCAAATATATTGAATGGCTAAGTGATAGGAAATCCTACATACGGCTAGATCCTAGACACCGCTGTCTATCTATGCCGATGTCTTGATCTAGATACAGCTAATCCTTACATCTTTTTATTGTCTCCGTTAGCTGACAACGGCACCATTCACCTGTGGGACTGGCGGACCGGCTACAACTTCCAGCGTATCCACGCCGCCGTGCAGCCCGGCTCACTGGACAGCGAATCGGGGATCTTCGCCTGCATGTTCGACCACTCGGAGAGCAGGCTGATCACGGCCGAGGCCGACAAGACCATCAAGGTGTACAAAGAGAACGACACGGCGGTAGGGAAATACTTGTATCCTGTGCTGTAAAAACACACGTTTTTGTTGATTTGAGATGTGATTCAGTAATGGACGTGTTAATTACAACCTCATACAAAGTGGATGTTTCTTCAGTCAGGGAAAATGACAGTCACTAAAACATTGCTAAGCTAATGAAACTGTGGTATTACTTTGAGTACTTCATAAGTTCCTTGTTTCTGACTAGGGTGGGATTGTTTTTTTCTTTCAGACCGAGGAAAGCCACCCAATCAACTGGAAACCGGAAATCCTCAAGAGGAAAAGATTCTAGttttgcaacaaacaaaaaaatacattaattaaTTTCTGTCAATATTCCCATCAATAGAACTCCCATAATTTTTTAAAGAAGAATATTCACACAAAAACGAGTTGGCTTTTATTTTTGCTGTAATTTTGGGGGTTTTCAATGTAGTCCTTATTCTAAGTACCATTTTGCGATCTTCAATGTACAATGTTAGTCCAACAAAGCAGCCATTTTGGACAGCCAATAACATTCTGGAAGGTTATTTGTTATTGATGATGAATGCTCTCTCATATCTCTGGTCACTCTCGTCCACCATGAGAAGCCACTTCTCAGCTCCGTAAGAGCTCGCCTTAGTGTACACATAGTCCCCACTCGGGTCAAATCTAGTAAATGTGTGGAAAATTCCAAGATTTTATCATCATTAGAAAGGTTTTCTTTTATTTCTTTTAAACACCAACTGTATATACAAGAGAAACGTAATTTGTTGTGCAATCTGGTGTATGAAATAAATCACTGTATGATTAACAGaaccataaaaataaaaaacatgttggATCTCATTTTGAATTTCCGTGAAGCGTGACTCACCCATGTAACGATTGGTGACAACATTCCCATCGTGTTTGGAGCTGTTTGCATTGATCTCCCAGTATCCGTCATCTCCTGGGTGGTCCTGGAGCTCAACGGTATTCCTGGTTTCACTGATAACATGGAACTTCTGCTCACCTGTTAGACAAAGCAGATGTTCACTGTAACAAAACTACTTTATACGGTAATTTGGGGTATTATCAACAGTGAAATACTCTTTTACTGTAGCATATTGTAAATTATGGGCCACTGTGGGAAAATGTGGGCGGGGAAATAATTGGTCTATTTTGAGTGGTACTGTAATTCCAACCCACATAATACagtgtctgtactgtatcatTGGAGTGCCAAAAATGGTATTGTTGTCTCTGGCTTATTAACATATTTGAGGCTTTGTAAGAGGCTATATTGCACCTgtgagtgagaatgctgtaccaatttaaGTCCTATGTGGTTATAGTGCGCCATCAATTTAAAATGTATAGGGGACAGATTGGAGTGGGGCAAGTCTTCAACCTTAAATGgttgcacattttgccatgtcctgTTTTCCCCTGTAGTCGCTGCCAGTTTGGAAGCTTCCAGAAGTGCAAATGTTATAAGACACCAACTATTCATTAATATGCAGTAATGTGTAAACACttagcagccaacctgcttgcaccaatcccttgtaattacagtaaaccaTTTTTATCAGTCATTATGATTACGCTAATATTCACTTTTTTAACAGTATAATCAATGTTACGGTATTGTACtgtcattacacagtacttgctttgatactgtatttatattacaGAATTTGACTTGCCACAGTAAGTTAGTCAAATTCagcaacccctttacagtgtaaaTTAACTCACCAACGTGCATTAAAGGGGAAATATGCAGTTTCTACATCAATCGTTAGCCTTTTAAATGAATTATAAATACCCAttcattcttgaagaatataactcatAAATCCAGtccactttgatatcttgataatatgcagctctTTAAAAGG
This sequence is a window from Oncorhynchus tshawytscha isolate Ot180627B linkage group LG34, Otsh_v2.0, whole genome shotgun sequence. Protein-coding genes within it:
- the LOC112242583 gene encoding pleiotropic regulator 1-like; this translates as MAVNSDGVLVSGADNGTIHLWDWRTGYNFQRIHAAVQPGSLDSESGIFACMFDHSESRLITAEADKTIKVYKENDTATEESHPINWKPEILKRKRF